In the genome of Hydractinia symbiolongicarpus strain clone_291-10 chromosome 5, HSymV2.1, whole genome shotgun sequence, one region contains:
- the LOC130646198 gene encoding dnaJ homolog subfamily B member 1-like, whose translation MGKDYYKILNVSRDVSEADLKKAYRKLALKYHPDKNQDPGASDTFKEVGEAYEVLSDPKKREIYDKYGEEGLKGQAGGFSGAEFSGFNPGDFNFSGFDPHETFRNFFGDEDPFKDMFENFGSFGGGMGGMGGIGGMGGMPHMSAFSSMGGSRKDPAVEQNLPVTFEELFTGATKKMKITRNVLVPGTNTTRSEPKILEINIKRGWKEGTKITFPKEGNQTSGSTPADIVFKIVDKPHKTFARDADNNLIYRHKISLKQALTGVHVDVPTIDGRHIGVEVSQASPTTKRIIKEEGLPLPKTPERRADLIVEFEILFPKNLSPDQKNSLKQILPD comes from the exons ATGGGGAAGGATtactacaaaattttaaatgtttcaagAGATGTCTCTGAAGCAGATTTAAAGAAAGCATATCGTAAACTTGCTTTGAAGTACCATCCTGACAAAAACCAAGACCCAGGTGCTTCAGATACTTTCAAAGAAGTTGGTGAGGCATATGAA GTGCTCAGTGATCCGAAGAAGAGGGAAATCTATGACAAGTACGGTGAAGAAGGGTTGAAAGGACAAGCTGGAGGATTTTCTGGTGCTGAATTTTCCGGATTCAACCCTGGCGACTTTAATTTCTCTGGATTTGATCCACATGAAACATTCCGCAACTTCTTTGGAGACGAAGATCCGTTTAAAG ATATGTTTGAAAATTTTGGAAGTTTTGGTGGAGGCATGGGTGGTATGGGAGGCATTGGAGGCATGGGTGGTATGCCGCACATGAGTGCCTTCTCTAGCATGGGTGGCTCCCGCAAAGACCCGGCTGTTGAACAGAATTTACCGGTTACTTTCGAAGAACTTTTTACCGGTGCaaccaaaaaaatgaaaataactcGGAATGTTCTTGTACCTGGGACCAACACAACTAGATCCGAACctaaaattttggaaataaatataaaaagaggATGGAAAGAAGGAACCAAAATTACTTTCCCCAAAGAAGGAAATCAAACATCTGGTAGCACTCCGGCTGATATTGTGTTCAAAATCGTtgacaaaccacacaaaacatTCGCTCGAGACGCAGATAATAATTTAATCTATCGACATAAAATTTCGTTGAAACAAGCACTGACCGGTGTCCACGTTGACGTACCGACGATAGATGGACGCCATATCGGAGTGGAGGTTTCCCAAGCTTCTCCGACTACAAAAAGGATTATTAAGGAAGAGGGTCTGCCCCTCCCAAAAACACCTGAAAGGAGAGCAGATCTAATTGTAgagtttgaaattttattcCCGAAAAATTTATCACCTGATCAGAAAAATTCACTGAAGCAAATTTTACCGGATTAG
- the LOC130646200 gene encoding uncharacterized protein LOC130646200 codes for MNFVCLLWFFASFFEAIKTESILTTICFGDVKTLTCEDGNEVVIQGAFYKPLNKNSSLCMHANNSVPPCRVPRLENFLGSNCHGKNECLLEYQDKTGVQKGDCQSTLYLNIEYKCVEQNENETENILLQHSTSKFTPTSVTDTVTSKDTGYKGFGYLSLARLFLEFKLMTSYIADHHRYAILYGMISLAVGMLFFILFVACLMLCGRCCKKSGKFDVEDGERSIEVSAPVTPATIPPSNFETVLVTRQNGVPLSETTLSSDSTLTTRRSSNGKTDHHVISTIRRTHSIDEGTQTDHEDIESIDLKPQTLSFEEEKELGHLVNTMNFYNRRLDDDFYIPPKKNTQVKNINNPQDRTRFFYSKPSDTKPLLTQPNSSSDNYSPNEDYSSDERTKFLSHKKYKLRNPSEVSYETSTSNASDGSTDPYSPDSIFNGDTLRHNSRPRTPRTPKLGVRGDGFDFIQNGSRHKN; via the exons ATGAATTTTGTTTGCCTGCTGTGgttttttgcaagtttttttgAAGCAATCAAAACCG aaTCGATTCTTACGACAATATGCTTTGGAGATGTTAAAACACTAACATGTGAAGATGGAAACGAAGTTGTCATACAGGGAGCTTTCTACAAACCTCTCAATAAAAATTCCTCTCTATGTATGCACGCCAATAACAGCGTGCCACCGTGTCGAGTGCCTCGATTAGAAAATTTCCTAGGAAGTAACTGCCATGGTAAAAACGAATGTTTGTTGGAGTATCAAGACAAAACTGGTGTACAGAAAGGGGATTGTCAATCAACATTGTATTTAAACATAGAGTACAAATGCG TTGAGCAAAATGAAAACGAGACAGAGAACATCCTTCTTCAACATTCAACATCAAAATTTACACCAACATCGGTAACTGACACCGTCACTTCGAAAGACACAGGTTACAAAGGCTTTGGATATTTATCTTTGGCACGTTTGTTTCTGGAGTTTAAATTGATGACATCTTATATAGCAG ACCACCATCGTTACGCAATCCTGTACGGGATGATAAGCCTTGCTGTTGGAATGTTGTTCTTTATCCTCTTCGTGGCTTGTTTAATGTTATGTGGGAGATGTTGCAAAAAAAGCGGAAAATTTGATGTCGAAGATGGCGAACGTTCGATCGAAGTTTCGGCACCTGTCACTCCGGCTACGATTCCACCGTCAAATTTCGAGACGGTATTAGTGACCCGTCAAAACGGTGTGCCGTTATCGGAAACTACATTGAGTAGCGACAGTACGTTAACAACGCGAAGGTCATCGAATGGAAAAACGGACCATCACGTTATAAGCACGATACGGAGAACTCACTCGATCGATGAAGGAACACAAACGGACCACGAGGACATCGAATCTATCGATCTTAAGCCACAGACGCTTTCGTTTGAAGAAGAGAAAGAGCTCGGTCACCTTGTCAACACAATGAACTTTTACAACCGTCGTTTGGACGACGATTTTTACATTCCACCAAAAAAGAACACACAGGTTAAAAACATCAATAACCCTCAAGATCGAACGAGGTTTTTTTATTCCAAACCGTCTGATACAAAACCATTGTTAACTCAGCCAAATTCTTCGAGTGATAATTACTCGCCAAATGAAGATTATTCGTCTGACGAAAGAACGAAGTTTCTTTCGCATAAGAAATATAAATTGCGAAATCCATCGGAAGTTTCGTATGAAACCAGTACCAGCAACGCCAGCGATGGCAGTACAGACCCTTACTCGCCTGATTCTATATTTAACGGTGATACTTTAAGACATAATTCGAGGCCACGTACACCACGGACTCCCAAACTCGGGGTGCGAGGGGATGGCTTTGATTTTATACAAAATGGATCAAGAcacaaaaattaa
- the LOC130646199 gene encoding chromatin assembly factor 1 subunit B-like has translation MKLFTPEISWHQKEPIFSVDFCPQTWKLASCGADFTVKIWRIKEKADDDISIGIEFLANLDRHAKPVNVVRFSPNGKFLASAGDDGTIILWKLNENEKCSPDIFEDNGIVNKESWMVHKMLRGHIEDVYDLAWSPDSTKLISGSVDNSAILWDAVKGQSQKILTDHKHYVQGVCWDPRNFYVATHSSDRSCRLYQTTSHRCMHNIHKNTTVYKKNGQLTKSKYSRMFMDETMQSFFRRCTFSPDGSFLFLPAGLCDGEQKPKKTTYVFARGHYKWPIRHLPGSKKATVAVKCSPIVYELREDKENFTPIKENNEYFKVPYRMVYAVASLDAITFYDTQHEHPIAHCANMHYASLTDITWSSDGKYVVISSTDGYCSFVKFDDGELGTPILYDPIKYQVTQAQIRKAAKKDTKKKENKKVESEKLDVTTPVENQKATPTRSEEKKEKTPTVKSIDRNQPTIEKLFVTPMRKRKRPSDTSPLSSSEPKKVITSNAPDTLKSPAVKCSVVQESKSQNIKNMLSPSNIKSTPKAAKRAQVVTCLASPTLVSPPKPPKRASVTTLETFSVEKPADDKASGCTNISGAASKVEHKAPKQVSVTTLTTFTDETKKTNTVNQKNILTPSTKSTPEKKKPKRAIVTTLATFSSTGQTTPNKNESTKQQGKSQTDENSNKETEEENKQKTVEVITLD, from the exons ATGAAACTTTTCACTCCAGAAATATCGTGGCACCAAAAGGAACCAATTTTCAGTGTTGATTTTTGCCCTCAAACATGGAAATTGGCGTCATGTGGTGCTGACTTCACTGTTAAG atTTGGAGAATCAAAGAAAAGGCAGATGATGATATTAGTATTGGAATAGAATTTCTTGCAAATCTTGATCGTCACGCAAAACCAGTAAATGTTGTACGATTTTCACCAAATG gaaaatttcTTGCTTCAGCAGGTGATG ATGGTACAATCATTTTGtggaaattaaatgaaaatgaaaaatgctctCCTGACATTTTTGAGGACAATGGTATTGTTAATAAAGAATCTTGGATGGTTCATAAAATGTTAAG GGGTCACATTGAAGATGTGTACGACTTAGCATGGTCTCCTGATAGTACAAAGCTTATATCAGGCTCTGTAGATAATAGTGCCATATTATGGGATGCTGTAAAAG gtcaaagtcaaaaaatatTAACTGATCACAAGCATTACGTACAAGGTGTATGTTGGGATCCACGCAACTTTTATGTTGCCACCCATTCAAGTGACag ATCTTGTCGTTTGTACCAAACCACAAGTCACAGGTGCATGCATAATATTCACAAAAACACAACCGTGTATAAAAAGAATGGCCAG TTAACAAAATCTAAATACTCCCGAATGTTCATGGATGAAACAATGCAGTCATTCTTTCGAAGATGTACATTCTCGCCGGATGGTTctttcttgtttttgccag CTGGTTTGTGTGATGGAGAACAAAAACCGAAAAAAACAACTTATGTATTTGCAAGAGGACATTATAAGTG gCCAATACGCCACTTACCTGGCAGTAAGAAAGCTACGGTTGCTGTCAAATGTTCACCTATTGTGTACGAGTTACGCGaagataaagaaaattttacacctattaaagaaaacaatgaaTATTTTAA AGTACCATATCGTATGGTTTACGCTGTGGCGAGTTTAGACGCAATTACATTTTACGACACTCAACACGAGCATCCGATTGCGCATTGTGCGAACATGCATTACGCCTCGTTAACAGATATCACGTG GTCTTCAGATGGAAAGTACGTCGTGATCTCTTCCACAGATGGTTACTGTTCGTTTGTAAAGTTTGATGACGGAGAGTTGGGTACGCCCATTTTGTACGATCCCATTAAATACCAGGTCACACAAGCTCAGATTAGAAAAGCAGCAAAAAAAGACACCAAGAAAAAGGAGAATAAGAAAGTGGAGAGCGAGAAATTGGATGTAACAACGCCTGTAGAAAACC AAAAAGCAACTCCTACCAGAAGCgaagaaaagaaagagaaaacgCCTACTGTGAAAAGCATCGATCGAAACCAGCCAACCATAGAAAAATTATTTGTGACGCCCATGCGGAAAAGAAAACGCCCATCAGATACATCACCGTTAAGTTCTTCTGAACCAAAGAAAGTTATAACATCTAACGCGCCAG ATACACTTAAATCTCCCGCAGTCAAATGTTCGGTTGTGCAAGAATCCAAatctcaaaatatcaaaaatatgctGTCCCCTAGTAACATAAAATCAACTCCAAAAGCAGCAAAGAGGGCGCAAGTTGTTACATGTCTTGCTTCGCCGACACTTGTGTCCCCGCCAAAACCGCCAAAACGTGCCAGTGTAACTACATTGGAGACGTTTTCTGTCGAGAAACCCGCCGATGATAAAGCTTCTGGTTGTACCAACATATCTGGTGCAGCGAGTAAAGTTGAACACAAAGCACCGAAACAAGTCTCTGTTACGACACTGACCACATTCACCGACGAAACGAAAAAGACTAATACTGTAAATCAAAAGAATATATTGACTCCATCGACGAAATCCACACCTGAGAAAAAAAAGCCGAAACGAGCTATTGTAACGACGTTAGCAACTTTTAGTTCAACCGGCCAGACTACACCTAACAAGAACGAATCAACAAAACAACAGGGAAAAAGCCAGACTGATG aaaattcaaataaagaaacagaagaagaaaataaacaaaagacaGTTGAAGTCATCACTTTGGATTGA
- the LOC130646201 gene encoding serine/threonine-protein kinase LATS1-like isoform X2: MLKSISLARNSKPTNYVTHVQRSPPSYNIASYNSRPTSSNMNSSQSRMQYSTPRFNSHHYTKPSIHDSGYRPPYSSNQAIFDSQSIQRQYSGEDKSNGVTGEYNPYSQASYSDKKTHPAVFSVNPDMHSTVDHIMQNSSKEAASWKVQKSIEKYARQNEGVTLRAKPSERKMNPQNRWSAEVLNNAYDYADKRNSMETIPNKPPPPYPGAKPALKRISSQDREVVGTNNPVTVIFDEKNDRVNVVGGVPEGYESMMTSSPSSSGQSSPRSLQKEPPPYGYGTSVPHQIRQFSPKSSVTQITPLHPVQQQHPPQQQPEHVFAVPQVPTHPQKPESHFVPIKESSCRDRGSPPPYPGINTHRGSNRSSINLDELESSAFQSYSSGSGSSSKKTSTATEPGSFYQSDSSASTSPTPDGVERSYSPLPTFTSPCHTMVVHSKDKKERQDESVPDQEPFSTRLKNYTPQAYKFYMEQHVENLLKLQEQRRHRRRQLEAEMARVGLPEQAQEEMRKLLNQKESNYIRLKRAKMDKSMFSKIKVVGVGAFGEVALVRKNGTSAYYAMKTLRKSVVLRRNQVAHVKAERDILAEADNEWVVKLYYSFQNEQNLYFVMDYVPGGDLMALLIKLGIFREPLARFYISELVLAIESVHKLGFIHRDIKPDNVLIDSNGHIKLTDFGLCTGFRWTHDSKYYQPEPEGGGHTRQFSMEPEGGWESMLNDVDCNCKSHRLKYDLCKPLERRQLRRHMRCQAHSLVGTPNYIAPEVLMRIPYSQQCDWWSVGVILYEMIIGQPPFFAHSAAETQLKVINWQQTLTIPKHRLPKESEDLIRRLCAAPDERLGKDSADDIKQHPYFNGVNFSTIHQEKAPYIPTIRNPTDTSNFDPVPENMCNGSDSDGNKPDEEDTKKGPEYAFYEFTFRHFFDDGGIANSNVEMPEKEAKPKALNHAKRSATTSNKSMSVPSKVAAHSPSVSEEKAPVYV, encoded by the exons TTCGAAGCCTACTAATTACGTCACTCACGTGCAGAGGAGCCCTCCATCGTACAACATCGCTTCATACAATTCCCGACCAACTTCGTCCAATATGAACAGTTCACAAAGCAGGATGCAGTATTCAACTCCAAGGTTCAATTCCCACCATTATACGAAACCTTCGATTCACGATTCTGGATACCGACCCCCGTACTCTTCGAATCAAGCAATTTTCGACAGCCAATCGATTCAAAGACAGTATTCAGGAGAAGATAAGTCTAACGGCGTCACGGGTGAATACAATCCGTACTCACAAGCTTCATACTCTGATAAGAAAACACACCCCGCTGTCTTTTCTGTTAATCCCGACATGCACTCCACCGTTGATCATATTATGCAAAATTCAAGTAAGGAAGCTGCAAGCTGGAAAGTTCAAAAGTCAATTGAAAAATATGCCAGGCAAAATGAAGGAGTAACATTGAGGGCCAAACCATCCGAACGCAAGATGAACCCTCAAAATCGTTGGTCAGCGGAGGTATTAAATAATGCTTATGACTATGCTGACAAACGCAACTCGATGGAAACAATCCCAAACAAACCACCACCACCCTACCCAGGAGCGAAACCAGCCCTGAAAAGAATTTCTAGTCAGGACAGAGAAGTTGTTGGTACTAATAATCCAGTAACTGTTATATTTGACGAAAAAAATGATAGAGTTAATGTGGTGGGTGGCGTTCCAGAGGGATACGAAAGCATGATGACATCATCTCCATCTTCGTCTGGTCAGTCGTCTCCACGGTCGCTACAGAAAGAACCGCCACCTTACGGCTATGGGACGAGTGTTCCGCATCAGATAAGGCAGTTTAGTCCAAAATCTAGCGTGACGCAGATCACGCCATTACACCCCGTTCAGCAACAACATCCTCCTCAACAACAGCCAGAGCATGTTTTCGCTGTCCCGCAGGTACCAACTCACCCACAGAAACCTGAATCTCACTTCGTGCCGATCAAAGAATCATCCTGTCGGGACAGAGGCTCTCCACCACCATATCCTGGAATTAATACACACAGAGGAAGTAATCGTAGCTCAATAAATTTGGACGAACTTGAAAGCAGCGCATTTCAATCATATTCCTCTGGTTCTGGCTCATCGAGTAAAAAGACTTCTACTGCCACCGAACCGGGCTCGTTTTATCAGTCTGATTCATCCGCCAGCACTTCACCAACGCCAGATGGAGTGGAGCGGTCTTACTCTCCCTTACCAACTTTCACATCTCCATGCCATACCATGGTTGTACAttctaaagataaaaaagaaagacaaGACGAAAGTGTGCCTGACCAAGAACCTTTCTCTACCAGGTTAAAAAATTACACTCCGCAAGCTTACAAATTTTACATGGAACAACACGTagaaaatttgttaaaacttcaAGAACAGCGACGTCACAGAAGAAGGCAACTCGAAGCTGAAATGGCCCGGGTTGGTCTTCCGGAACAAGCTCAGGAGGAAATGCGGAAATTGTTGAATCAAAAAGAGTCAAATTATATCCGACTTAAACGAGCCAAAATGGATAAGTCTATGTTTTCCAAGATCAAGGTGGTTGGTGTAGGTGCATTTGGCGAGGTTGCTTTGGTGAGGAAAAACGGCACAAGTGCTTATTACGCTATGAAAACGCTACGCAAAAGTGTTGTGCTCCGTCGCAATCAAGTAGCGCATGTAAAAGCAGAACGTGATATTTTAGCTGAAGCAGATAACGAATGGGTTGTGAAATTATACTATTCCTTCCAAAACGAACAAAATTTGTACTTTGTTATGGATTATGTACCAGGCGGTGATTTGATGGCTTTACTTATTAAGCTCGGCATCTTTCGAGAGCCACTCGCTCGTTTTTATATTAGTGAACTTGTTCTTGCTATCGAGTCTGTGCACAAGCTTGGATTTATACATCGAGACATCAAACCGGACAATGTTCTCATTGATTCTAATGGACACATAAAATTAACAGACTTTGGTCTATGTACAGGTTTCCGTTGGACACATGATTCGAAATATTACCAGCCAGAACCAGAGGGAGGCGGGCATACTCGTCAATTTTCAATGGAGCCTGAAGGGGGTTGGGAGTCGATGCTAAACGATGTGGATTGTAATTGTAAGAGTCATCGCTTGAAATACGATTTGTGCAAACCGTTAGAACGTAGACAGCTGCGGCGTCATATGCGGTGTCAAGCTCACTCCCTAGTTGGCACTCCAAACTATATCGCACCTGAAGTGCTTATGAGAATTCCGTACTCACAGCAGTGTGATTGGTGGTCTGTGGGAGTGATATTGTACGAGATGATCATTGGACAGCCTCCCTTCTTTGCCCACTCTGCAGCAGAGACTCAACTAAAG GTTATCAACTGGCAGCAAACTTTAACCATTCCAAAACATCGTCTTCCGAAAGAATCCGAAGATTTAATCCGACGATTATGTGCGGCACCCGATGAACGACTGGGCAAGGATAGTGCTGATGATATAAAACAACACCCATACTTCAACGGTGTGAACTTTAGCACGATCCACCAGGAGAAGGCTCCGTATATTCCAACTATTCGGAATCCTACTGACACGTCTAACTTTGATCCAGTACCCGAAAACATGTGCAACGGATCTGACTCTGATGGCAATAAACCAGACGAGGAGGATACAAAAAAAGGACCAGAATACGCCTTCTATGAGTTCACCTTCCGACATTTCTTTGACGATGGCGGAATTGCTAACTCGAATGTTGAAATGCCTGAGAAAGAGGCCAAACCAAAAGCGCTAAATCATGCAAAGAGATCGGCAACAACAAGCAACAAATCGATGAGTGTTCCAAGCAAAGTGGCTGCGCACAGTCCCTCTGTGTCAGAGGAGAAAGCCCCTGTGTATGTTTGA